CAACCTCTGGATCCGGAGTCCAGCGCTCTATCCGTTGAGCTACAGGCACACCAGTTTTCCTTTTTCCGATAAATATTTTTTCAGCTCTTCACACTCTTTTCCTGAGACGATCAGATCGTACTTTTTCTCGGGAACGTTTCTTTCAACGAAGTATCCTTTCTTGTAGAAAAAATAGGCAAGAACAGGGTCCTTCGTTACCACATCGGTTTCTTTCGAATCCAATTTCAAAGAAGGGTCAGGAAACTCGTACAGAAGAACCTTTTTGTCTGAAACGCTCTCCAGTGAAAGATTGACTTTCTTTCTTCTGTCTTCGACCTTCGTACATCCTGCTGGATTTTCAACAAAAGACTGAAATATAAGAGCTGCACTCACCACATCGTCTCTTTTCGATAACCTGCTTGCAATTCTCGTTGTGAGTCTTTCATCACACAGATAGGTCTCGTACTTTTTCGAAAAAGACAGGGCAGTTTCGACTGTTTTGAACGTTTGCTGTGAGTATCGACCACTCATCGAAAGAGGCATTCCGAAAACTATTTTATCAGGATTCAGCCTCTCCACGAACTTTTTGAGTTCCTTAGTGGGTACGACCACGCTGTCTTGTGGGAGAATTTTTCCAAAGGCCACACCGCATTTTCTCTCGCCGTAATCTATCGCAACGATCACCTTATCACCCTGTCCCTGAAGAAGGAGTACAGATTTTTCAGGTCTTCTGTGAGGACGAAGGCTGTATCTTCGAAAACACTCTTTTCAAGATCGCCCTCAAGAACTCTCCATGGGGTTTTCCCGGAACGCAACTCCTCTATCAGGTCCACGTACAAATCCTTCAAGACATTTCCTTTTATTCCGTAGTCATTTTCGAGGATCTCTTCCAGTTCTGTCCTGTCTTTCGTTCTTTCAGTTGCACGGGCTATCTCTTCCAGTTTATCTGGACTGGGGAACAACCTTTCCAGTTCAGCCCGGCGCTTTTCCATGTCCTGAGATGAATAGCACAGATTGATGACGGTTCTTCTTCTCAGAAGGTCCACGATCTCGTAGATGCTGAATGGAAAATCGTAGAAAATGATATCAGCCTTGATATGGGTGGGCAGACCATCAGTGTTACTCGTGAAAATTGCCCTCCGGGCAGATCCGCTTTCTATCAATCCCACCACTTTCAATTTTTTCTCCAGATCCATGCCTGCGTAGTAAACGACCGCTTTCTTACCGAGTTTTTTGTAGATGTCTGGAATCAACCTTTTTTCGGAAACCACTATCGAAAAACCGCTGGAACCTGTGAGCGTTTCAAGGTCAAATCGTCCTCTCTGGTCTGAAAACAGAAACTCTTCAAGTTCATTTGTTTTGAGATCCACAACTTCGTATTCACCGTTTCTCAAAAAGTCTTCCAAGGCTGGATTTTTCATCGAGGAGACGAAGAGAAATTTTCCGGGGTGTCTTTCCAGAAGGTTCAGAAATTCCTGAACCTGACTGTTGCTGTTGTGGGATACAAAATCCTGAAATTCGTTCACGATGAACACATCAAAGTCGTTCAAAGGAAGATGTTTCAGAAAACCCACAA
This DNA window, taken from Thermotoga sp. SG1, encodes the following:
- a CDS encoding RuvX/YqgF family protein, which translates into the protein MIVAIDYGERKCGVAFGKILPQDSVVVPTKELKKFVERLNPDKIVFGMPLSMSGRYSQQTFKTVETALSFSKKYETYLCDERLTTRIASRLSKRDDVVSAALIFQSFVENPAGCTKVEDRRKKVNLSLESVSDKKVLLYEFPDPSLKLDSKETDVVTKDPVLAYFFYKKGYFVERNVPEKKYDLIVSGKECEELKKYLSEKGKLVCL